The Geothrix sp. genome window below encodes:
- a CDS encoding PAS domain-containing methyl-accepting chemotaxis protein yields MRTNLPVTAVEHHIQEGTFVVSKTDLAGVITFVNSEFLRISGFTEQELIGAPQNIVRHPDMPAAAFADLWATIKAGKHWHGMVKNRCKNGDFYWVDAAVSPIHDRGRVTGYVSIRSRPSRAQIDQAVHTYGLLNQGRTLESTYHKPFILLPNLGLRAKIQVSFGVAAAAMLLAAALGWRIGGGAWALGLGLLVGVPAGLGLARLLAHSLEAQFGGDPAEAMAILQNMAEGDLSASITTREGDVTSVLAHIRAMQQRFKSMVNRLRFEATEVASSAEALSASTTQMTGATEEIARSTEGQRATSESLASAITELSASVTQVASNARQGQKQAEEAVQAAVEGDQAGEAAMAAMAEVEAATAEVVKAVQVIQEIARQTNLLSLNAAIEAAHAGQVGKGFAVVAEEVRKLAERSATAAEEIGHLIHESNRAVQSGRATVQDAVNSLDQIRDRIRILQSLTLEISSATEEQAKTSTEVADQVEEGAQVAIRNAASTLQLSATVEDTSRTTREQARIAHGLLDLVDQFKV; encoded by the coding sequence ATGCGCACCAATTTACCGGTCACGGCCGTCGAGCATCACATCCAGGAGGGCACCTTCGTGGTGTCCAAGACGGACCTCGCGGGGGTGATCACCTTCGTCAATTCCGAGTTCCTGAGGATCAGCGGATTCACGGAGCAGGAGCTCATCGGGGCGCCCCAGAACATCGTCCGCCACCCCGACATGCCGGCGGCGGCCTTCGCGGATCTGTGGGCGACAATCAAGGCCGGGAAGCACTGGCACGGCATGGTCAAGAACCGCTGCAAGAACGGCGATTTCTACTGGGTGGACGCAGCCGTGTCGCCCATCCACGACCGGGGGCGGGTGACGGGATATGTCTCCATCCGCAGCCGGCCCTCCCGGGCCCAGATCGACCAGGCTGTGCACACCTACGGTCTCCTGAATCAGGGCCGCACGCTGGAATCCACCTACCACAAACCGTTCATCCTCCTGCCGAACCTTGGTCTGCGCGCGAAGATCCAGGTCTCCTTCGGGGTGGCCGCGGCCGCGATGCTTCTGGCCGCGGCCCTGGGCTGGCGGATCGGTGGCGGCGCCTGGGCCCTGGGGCTGGGTCTGCTGGTGGGCGTTCCCGCCGGTCTGGGGCTGGCCCGGCTGCTGGCGCACTCGCTGGAGGCTCAGTTCGGCGGCGATCCGGCCGAAGCCATGGCGATCCTGCAGAACATGGCGGAAGGCGACCTCTCGGCAAGCATCACGACCCGGGAAGGGGATGTGACCAGCGTGCTCGCCCACATCCGGGCCATGCAGCAGCGCTTCAAGAGCATGGTGAACCGTCTGCGGTTCGAAGCCACGGAGGTGGCCTCCAGCGCCGAGGCCCTGTCGGCCTCCACCACCCAGATGACCGGCGCCACCGAGGAGATCGCCCGCAGCACCGAAGGACAGCGGGCCACTTCCGAGAGCCTGGCTTCCGCCATCACCGAGCTGTCCGCGTCGGTGACCCAGGTGGCCTCCAACGCCCGCCAGGGCCAGAAGCAGGCCGAGGAGGCCGTCCAGGCCGCCGTGGAAGGAGATCAGGCCGGCGAGGCCGCCATGGCCGCCATGGCAGAGGTGGAGGCCGCCACGGCCGAGGTGGTGAAGGCCGTCCAGGTCATCCAGGAGATCGCCCGGCAGACCAACCTCCTCAGCCTCAATGCCGCCATCGAGGCGGCCCATGCGGGGCAGGTGGGCAAGGGCTTCGCCGTGGTGGCCGAGGAGGTCCGCAAGCTGGCGGAACGGTCCGCCACCGCCGCCGAGGAGATCGGGCACCTCATCCACGAATCCAACCGGGCGGTCCAGAGCGGCCGGGCCACGGTCCAGGACGCGGTGAACTCCCTCGACCAGATCCGCGACCGCATCCGCATCCTCCAGTCGCTCACCCTCGAGATATCCAGCGCCACCGAGGAGCAGGCCAAGACCAGCACCGAAGTGGCCGACCAGGTGGAGGAGGGGGCCCAGGTGGCGATCCGGAACGCCGCCTCCACCCTCCAGCTCTCGGCCACCGTGGAGGACACCTCCCGCACCACCCGCGAGCAGGCCCGCATCGCCCACGGGCTGCTGGATCTGGTGGATCAGTTCAAGGTCTGA
- a CDS encoding ABC transporter ATP-binding protein encodes MSSRTHISIRGVHKVFQSGGQDVYALKAIDLDIAQGELVCLLGPSGCGKSTLLNAVAGFSLPTSGEIAVEGAAITAPGPDRGMVFQEYALFPWMTVEQNIAFGLEIKGQAKTAIQTKVDGLLELLHLQDFRKRYPKDLSGGMRQRVAIARVLALDSPIMLMDEPFGALDALTRRNLQDELLRLWTELRKTILFVTHSIEEALYLADRTVVMTYRPGTLKRDLRVDLPRPRDVASPGFNALKKELSHLLMEEQSRHNQDEFRGAAVD; translated from the coding sequence ATGAGTTCCAGAACCCACATCTCCATCCGCGGCGTGCACAAGGTCTTCCAGAGCGGGGGCCAGGATGTGTACGCGCTGAAGGCCATCGATCTGGACATCGCCCAGGGCGAGCTCGTCTGCCTGCTGGGCCCCTCCGGCTGCGGCAAATCCACCCTGCTGAACGCCGTCGCGGGCTTCAGCCTGCCCACCTCCGGCGAGATCGCGGTGGAAGGCGCCGCCATCACCGCCCCCGGCCCGGATCGCGGCATGGTCTTCCAGGAATACGCCCTCTTCCCCTGGATGACCGTGGAGCAGAACATCGCCTTCGGCCTCGAGATCAAGGGCCAGGCGAAAACCGCCATCCAGACCAAGGTGGACGGCCTGCTGGAGCTCCTGCATCTCCAGGATTTCCGCAAGCGCTACCCCAAGGACCTCAGCGGCGGCATGCGCCAGCGCGTGGCCATCGCCCGGGTGCTGGCCCTGGATTCGCCCATCATGCTCATGGACGAGCCCTTCGGCGCCCTGGACGCCCTCACCCGGCGCAACCTCCAGGACGAGCTGCTGCGCCTGTGGACCGAGCTGAGGAAGACCATCCTCTTCGTCACCCACAGCATCGAGGAGGCCCTCTACCTGGCGGACCGCACGGTGGTCATGACCTACCGCCCCGGCACCCTCAAGCGCGACCTGCGGGTGGACCTGCCCCGCCCGCGCGATGTCGCCAGCCCCGGCTTCAACGCCCTGAAGAAGGAGCTGAGCCACCTCCTCATGGAAGAACAGAGCCGCCACAACCAGGATGAGTTCCGCGGCGCGGCGGTGGATTAG
- a CDS encoding lysophospholipid acyltransferase family protein has protein sequence MNGGSRLQEGGPPVIYWLAHTLSRLAGRLFFRHRTLHREFLPEAGGALIVANHVSFLDPAAVGAAFRKPIYYLARKTLFKGFLGWLLPRIQVLPVDLGKGDLASMKRILSLLKEGNRVLIFPEGTRSPDGTLQEAEAGIGFIIAKGEVPVVPVRIFGAFECWGREARWPRPGRITLVAGPPVDFSGLPAGLAGRARYQACADRVMKALADIRLEA, from the coding sequence GTGAACGGAGGCTCGCGGCTCCAGGAAGGCGGCCCGCCCGTGATCTACTGGCTGGCCCACACCCTGTCGCGCCTCGCCGGTCGCCTTTTCTTCCGGCACCGCACCCTGCACCGCGAGTTCCTTCCCGAGGCCGGAGGGGCCCTGATCGTGGCCAACCATGTCAGCTTCCTGGATCCGGCGGCCGTGGGGGCCGCCTTCCGGAAGCCCATCTACTACCTGGCCCGGAAGACCCTGTTCAAGGGGTTCCTCGGCTGGCTGCTCCCACGGATCCAGGTGCTGCCCGTGGACCTGGGCAAGGGTGATCTCGCCAGCATGAAGCGCATCCTGAGTCTGCTCAAGGAGGGGAACCGGGTGCTCATCTTCCCGGAAGGCACCCGCTCACCCGATGGAACCCTCCAGGAGGCCGAGGCGGGCATCGGCTTCATCATCGCCAAAGGCGAAGTGCCCGTGGTCCCCGTCCGGATTTTCGGCGCCTTCGAGTGCTGGGGCCGGGAGGCCCGCTGGCCGAGGCCGGGGCGGATCACCCTCGTCGCGGGGCCGCCGGTCGATTTCTCCGGGCTCCCCGCCGGGCTCGCCGGTCGTGCCCGCTATCAGGCCTGTGCCGATCGGGTGATGAAGGCGCTGGCGGACATCCGCCTCGAAGCCTGA
- a CDS encoding ABC transporter permease has translation MKKYKSAASGILVPLAALAFWQLLSTMGWVNATILPSPGQVLIKWWAYLRPLEVFDPAQGSYLKWCFSGELIQDALGSLYRVLLGFLIGGGLALPLGLAMGYSKVAYGLFNPLIQVLRPIPPIAYIPLSILWFGLGNPPAVFLIAIGAFFPVLMNTVAGVQNVDSIYLRVGRNLGASRLTQFTRIILPAATPYIFTGARIGMGTAFIVVIVSEMIAVNNGLGYRILEAREYLWSDKIIAGMFTIGLLGLGIDTLMSRLSSRLLRWHRGLEQG, from the coding sequence ATGAAAAAGTACAAGAGCGCCGCTTCCGGCATCCTCGTCCCGCTGGCGGCCCTGGCCTTCTGGCAGCTGCTGTCCACCATGGGGTGGGTGAACGCCACCATCCTGCCCTCCCCCGGGCAGGTGCTCATCAAGTGGTGGGCCTACCTGCGCCCTCTGGAAGTCTTCGATCCGGCCCAGGGTTCGTACCTGAAGTGGTGCTTCTCTGGCGAGCTGATCCAGGATGCCCTCGGAAGCCTCTACCGCGTGCTGCTGGGCTTCCTCATCGGCGGCGGCCTGGCCCTGCCCCTAGGCCTGGCCATGGGGTACAGCAAGGTGGCCTACGGGCTCTTCAACCCGCTCATCCAGGTGCTGCGCCCCATCCCCCCCATCGCCTACATCCCGCTCTCCATCCTCTGGTTCGGCCTGGGCAACCCGCCGGCCGTCTTCCTCATCGCCATCGGCGCCTTCTTCCCCGTGCTGATGAACACCGTGGCCGGCGTGCAGAATGTCGACAGCATCTACCTCCGCGTGGGCCGCAACCTGGGCGCCTCGCGGCTGACGCAGTTCACCCGCATCATCCTGCCGGCGGCCACGCCCTACATCTTCACCGGCGCCCGCATCGGCATGGGCACGGCGTTCATTGTGGTGATCGTCTCCGAGATGATCGCCGTGAACAACGGCCTGGGGTACCGCATCCTGGAGGCCCGCGAGTACCTCTGGTCCGACAAGATCATCGCCGGCATGTTCACCATCGGCCTCCTGGGCCTGGGCATCGATACCCTCATGAGCCGCCTCAGCTCGCGCCTGCTGCGGTGGCATCGCGGTCTGGAGCAGGGATGA
- a CDS encoding pyridoxamine 5'-phosphate oxidase family protein, translated as MDRIEAGMSAPQHPLRRRDRALGEAEVLHLLEEAEWGVLATVDEAGWPYAVPVNHAVVEGALIIHCATAGHKLANLAFNPKVSYCAVTQAETLPLELATRYASVIVFGRAELLVDEVEKRGALRALGLRFAAGHPDLVDREIGKDLFRTAVLRIRIERATGKARR; from the coding sequence TTGGATCGCATCGAAGCGGGCATGAGCGCACCCCAGCACCCCCTCCGGCGGCGGGACCGGGCCCTCGGCGAGGCGGAGGTGCTGCATCTGCTGGAGGAGGCCGAGTGGGGCGTTCTCGCCACGGTGGACGAGGCCGGCTGGCCCTACGCCGTGCCCGTGAACCATGCCGTGGTGGAGGGTGCCCTCATCATCCACTGCGCCACCGCGGGCCACAAACTGGCCAACCTGGCCTTCAACCCCAAGGTGTCCTACTGCGCCGTCACCCAGGCCGAGACCCTGCCTCTGGAGTTGGCCACCCGCTACGCCAGCGTCATCGTCTTCGGCCGGGCGGAGCTGCTGGTGGATGAAGTCGAAAAGCGTGGGGCGTTGCGGGCCCTGGGCTTGCGCTTCGCCGCGGGGCACCCCGACCTGGTGGACCGGGAGATCGGCAAGGACCTCTTCCGCACGGCGGTGCTGCGCATCCGCATCGAACGGGCCACGGGGAAGGCGCGCCGGTGA
- the mutS gene encoding DNA mismatch repair protein MutS gives MSTPMLQQIAGLKREAGEAVLLTRMGDFYEILGEDAIRAAPVLEIALTLRGKGSESETPMCGVPHFALESYLPKLLAAGFSAAIAEPTAKAEEVKGLLPRAIKRIITPGTWLDDDARWLCALHRIGSAWGLALLQLASGALRVLPGEGEEALRATLERLGPQELILAEGAEDIPDLEAARTRLPGWRFEASRAKQQVLAFFGWQHLEGVGLDPYPAALGALAALLDHVEATQKGRPAHLQGVSLELGASGPLLDATSARHLEVFANGLDGGRAGTLFALLDQCRTRMGSRLLRAWLEQPLRHRSALERRWSQVAWLTEDRRRTPIQALLDQVPDLDRLLGRVALGLATPPELAQLREGLAVLQKLPARIQDEGWASEVAELELWPEATPLCTPLCEELQRCLAEAPPLDLEKGGVIREGVDAELDAVRRLARDAKQVMLELEEEERRASGIQSLKIKYNRVFGYYFEITKANLGAVPAHFLRKQTLANAERFTTEKLVAFEQRLLSAESDQARLEAVQLQRLLALVLDHRAELTRLARAVAALDVLAALAERARLSGWTRPELGEDRELALAAGRHPMLESRLGRECIPNDLQFSAAQPMAVVTGPNMGGKSTFLRTAALLVVLAQAGSFVPAELMRFGLVDRIFTRIGASDQLAKGQSTFMVEMTETARILNQATAASLVILDEIGRGTSTRDGLALAEAIAVFLRDLKGGAPRTLFATHYFEMTKLADDSRIQNLHVEVQEWEEQLHFLHRVAPGPADRSYGIQVARLAGLPRTVIQKAQRLLAQAPEAPPRAPMPSQPALPLFEPEPDALRAELEALDLNRMTPLEALNWIASKRA, from the coding sequence ATGTCCACTCCCATGCTGCAGCAGATCGCCGGCCTCAAGCGCGAGGCGGGCGAGGCCGTGCTGCTCACCCGCATGGGCGACTTCTACGAGATCCTGGGCGAGGACGCCATCCGGGCCGCGCCGGTGCTGGAGATCGCGCTCACCCTGCGGGGCAAGGGGTCCGAGTCCGAGACGCCCATGTGCGGCGTACCCCACTTCGCCCTGGAATCCTACCTGCCGAAGCTGTTGGCGGCGGGTTTCTCCGCGGCCATCGCCGAGCCCACGGCCAAGGCCGAGGAGGTCAAGGGTCTGCTGCCCCGCGCCATCAAGCGGATCATCACGCCTGGCACCTGGCTGGATGACGACGCCCGCTGGCTCTGCGCCCTGCACCGGATCGGATCGGCCTGGGGCCTGGCTCTGCTGCAGCTGGCCTCCGGCGCTCTGCGGGTGCTGCCGGGCGAGGGCGAGGAAGCCCTGCGTGCCACCCTGGAGCGGCTGGGCCCCCAGGAGCTGATTCTGGCCGAGGGGGCCGAGGACATCCCCGACCTGGAGGCCGCCCGCACGCGCCTGCCGGGCTGGCGCTTCGAGGCCTCCCGGGCGAAGCAGCAGGTGCTGGCCTTCTTCGGCTGGCAGCACCTGGAAGGCGTGGGGCTGGATCCCTACCCGGCGGCCCTCGGCGCCCTGGCGGCCCTGCTCGACCATGTGGAGGCCACGCAGAAGGGCCGCCCCGCGCACCTGCAGGGCGTGTCACTGGAGCTGGGCGCTTCGGGGCCGCTGCTGGATGCCACCAGCGCCCGGCACCTGGAAGTCTTCGCCAACGGCCTGGACGGGGGGCGCGCCGGCACCCTCTTCGCCCTGCTGGACCAGTGCCGCACCCGCATGGGCTCGCGCCTGCTGAGGGCCTGGCTCGAACAGCCCCTGCGGCACCGGTCCGCCCTGGAACGCCGCTGGTCCCAAGTGGCTTGGCTCACGGAGGACCGCCGCCGCACGCCCATCCAGGCCCTGCTGGATCAGGTGCCAGATCTGGACCGCCTGCTGGGCCGCGTGGCCCTGGGGCTCGCCACGCCGCCGGAACTGGCCCAGCTTCGGGAAGGGCTCGCCGTGCTCCAGAAGCTGCCCGCCCGCATCCAGGATGAAGGCTGGGCCTCCGAGGTGGCCGAGTTGGAGCTGTGGCCCGAGGCCACGCCGCTTTGCACGCCGCTCTGCGAAGAACTGCAGCGGTGTCTGGCGGAGGCCCCGCCGCTGGACCTTGAAAAGGGCGGCGTCATCCGCGAAGGCGTGGACGCGGAGCTGGACGCCGTGCGCCGCTTGGCCCGGGACGCCAAGCAGGTGATGCTCGAGCTGGAAGAGGAGGAGCGCCGGGCCAGCGGCATCCAGAGCCTGAAGATCAAGTACAACCGCGTGTTCGGCTACTACTTCGAGATCACGAAGGCCAACCTGGGCGCCGTGCCGGCGCACTTCCTGCGCAAGCAGACGCTCGCCAATGCCGAGCGTTTCACCACGGAGAAGCTGGTGGCCTTCGAGCAGCGGCTGCTGAGCGCCGAGAGCGATCAGGCCCGGCTGGAGGCGGTGCAGCTCCAGCGGCTGCTGGCCCTGGTGCTGGATCACCGCGCGGAACTCACGCGCCTCGCCCGGGCCGTGGCGGCGCTGGATGTCCTCGCCGCGCTGGCCGAGCGGGCCCGGCTTTCAGGCTGGACGCGTCCCGAATTGGGGGAGGACCGGGAACTGGCGCTGGCCGCGGGCCGCCATCCCATGCTGGAATCCCGCCTCGGCCGCGAGTGCATCCCCAACGACCTGCAGTTCAGCGCGGCGCAGCCCATGGCCGTGGTGACGGGCCCCAACATGGGCGGCAAGTCCACCTTCCTGCGCACGGCGGCCCTGCTGGTGGTGCTGGCCCAGGCGGGCTCCTTCGTGCCTGCCGAGCTCATGCGCTTCGGCCTGGTGGACCGCATCTTCACGCGCATCGGCGCCTCGGACCAGCTGGCCAAGGGCCAGTCCACCTTCATGGTGGAGATGACCGAAACCGCCCGGATCCTCAACCAGGCCACGGCGGCCAGCCTGGTGATCCTCGACGAGATCGGCCGCGGCACCTCCACGCGGGATGGCCTGGCCCTGGCCGAAGCCATCGCCGTCTTCCTTCGCGATTTGAAGGGGGGCGCGCCCCGCACGCTGTTTGCGACGCACTACTTCGAGATGACGAAGCTGGCCGATGACAGCCGCATCCAGAACCTCCATGTGGAAGTGCAGGAGTGGGAAGAGCAGCTGCACTTCCTCCACCGCGTGGCACCGGGCCCCGCTGACCGCAGCTACGGCATCCAGGTGGCCCGCCTGGCGGGCCTGCCGCGGACCGTCATCCAGAAGGCCCAGCGCCTGCTGGCCCAGGCGCCCGAAGCCCCGCCCCGGGCGCCCATGCCCTCTCAGCCCGCCCTGCCGTTGTTCGAACCCGAACCGGACGCCCTCCGGGCCGAGCTGGAGGCCCTGGACCTGAACCGGATGACCCCCCTGGAGGCGCTCAATTGGATCGCATCGAAGCGGGCATGA